The following coding sequences are from one Nitrospiria bacterium window:
- a CDS encoding efflux RND transporter permease subunit, which produces MRFTDLFIQRPVLATVISLMIFVLGMRSVGLLPVREFPETQNAVVTVATTYTGADPALVAGFITTPLENSIAQANGIDYLTSSSAQSVSTIQANLRLNYDPNKALTEINTQVNAVLNQLPKETQQPVLTIAIGETIDSMYIGFYSTVLSTNQITDYLIRVVQPKLQTVDGVQTAEILGKHQFALRAWLDPDKMAAYRLTAADVSNALAANDFISAVGRTKGQMVTVDLTAATGLHSVDEFRNLAIKAQNGAIVRLGDVANVTLGSDDYDTAVGFDGQTAVYIGIKVAPSANLLTVIDNVRKAFPPIRAQLPEGLGGKIVYDATKYVNSSIHEVVSTLVKSLLIVTLVIFLFLGSLRSVVIPTIAMPLSLIGAFFVMLVLGYSINLLTLLSLVLAIGLVVDDAIIVVENVHRHMEGGMLPMQAALAGAYELAGPIIAITVVLIAVYVPIGFMGGLTGALFTEFAFTLVGAVTVSAIIALTLSPMMCSRFLKPHGGGQGRFVRFIDGQFERLRAGYARRLHGALDTLPVVGVFAAIILGSIYFLYANAKSELAPQEDMGVIISLVTAAPNATLDQTQLYTREVYKTFAAYPETDHVFQLDGISGVNSGIAGMVMKPWDERKRTTMALQPVVQQQLGDIAGVRAVAFQRPPLPGGGRGLPVQFVIGTTDSYERLNDVSVAMMDKARASGMFMFVDSDLKFDKPQTTVQIDRDKAAQLGLTMQTVGDALGSMLGGGYVNYFSLAGRSYKVIPQVMQRERLNAEQLRDYYITTATGGSVPVSTIASLKTVVVPETLNHFQQLNSAMISAVPSIGITLGQALDTLDAEAREVLPQGYSIDYGGPSRQYKQESSALIVTFFFALIIIFLALAALFESFRDPLIVLVSVPMSICGAMIFISLGVGGSTLNIYTEVGLVTLIALISKHGILIVQFANDLQREGRSKREAVETAAGIRLRPILMTTAAMVLGVLPLITASGAGAVGRFNMGLVIAAGISIGTLFTLFVVPAMYMFLATDRTRAGAAVPKPPALAAGA; this is translated from the coding sequence ATGCGTTTCACGGATCTTTTTATTCAACGGCCGGTGCTGGCCACCGTCATCAGCCTGATGATTTTTGTGTTGGGCATGCGTTCGGTGGGCTTGCTGCCCGTGCGCGAGTTCCCGGAAACCCAGAACGCGGTGGTGACGGTGGCCACGACGTACACGGGGGCCGACCCGGCGCTGGTGGCCGGTTTTATCACCACCCCGCTGGAAAACTCGATCGCGCAGGCGAACGGCATCGACTACCTCACCTCCTCCAGCGCCCAGAGCGTGAGCACGATCCAGGCCAACCTGCGGCTGAACTACGATCCGAACAAGGCGCTGACCGAGATCAACACGCAGGTCAACGCGGTGCTCAACCAGCTGCCGAAGGAAACGCAGCAGCCGGTCCTGACGATCGCCATCGGCGAAACGATCGATTCGATGTACATCGGTTTCTACAGCACCGTGCTGTCGACCAACCAGATCACCGATTATCTCATCCGGGTGGTGCAGCCCAAGCTGCAGACGGTCGACGGCGTGCAGACCGCCGAAATCCTGGGCAAGCACCAGTTCGCGCTGCGCGCGTGGCTCGACCCGGACAAGATGGCGGCCTACCGCCTGACCGCGGCCGACGTGAGCAACGCGCTCGCCGCCAACGATTTCATTTCCGCGGTCGGACGGACCAAGGGGCAGATGGTCACGGTGGACCTGACCGCCGCGACCGGCCTGCACTCGGTCGATGAATTCCGCAACCTCGCGATCAAGGCGCAAAACGGCGCGATCGTGCGCCTGGGCGACGTCGCGAACGTCACGCTCGGGTCGGACGACTACGACACGGCCGTGGGCTTCGACGGCCAGACGGCCGTTTACATCGGCATCAAGGTCGCGCCGAGCGCCAATCTCCTCACGGTCATCGACAACGTCCGCAAGGCCTTCCCGCCGATCCGGGCGCAACTGCCCGAGGGGCTCGGCGGCAAGATCGTGTACGACGCGACGAAATACGTGAACAGCTCGATTCACGAGGTGGTCAGCACGCTGGTCAAATCCCTGCTGATCGTCACGCTGGTCATTTTCCTTTTCCTCGGCTCCCTGCGGTCGGTGGTCATTCCGACGATCGCGATGCCCTTGTCGTTGATCGGCGCGTTCTTCGTCATGCTGGTTCTCGGGTACTCGATCAACCTGCTGACGCTGCTCTCGCTGGTCCTGGCGATCGGCCTGGTCGTGGACGACGCGATCATCGTGGTCGAAAACGTCCACCGGCATATGGAAGGGGGAATGTTGCCCATGCAGGCGGCGCTGGCCGGCGCGTACGAGCTGGCGGGGCCGATCATCGCCATCACCGTGGTCCTGATCGCGGTCTACGTGCCGATCGGGTTCATGGGCGGCCTGACCGGGGCGCTGTTCACCGAGTTCGCCTTCACGCTGGTCGGCGCCGTGACGGTTTCGGCGATCATCGCGCTGACGCTCTCGCCGATGATGTGCTCGCGGTTTCTCAAGCCGCACGGCGGCGGGCAGGGCCGCTTCGTCCGATTCATCGACGGCCAGTTCGAGCGCCTGCGCGCCGGCTACGCGCGCCGGCTGCACGGGGCGCTCGACACCCTCCCGGTCGTCGGGGTGTTCGCGGCGATCATCCTCGGCAGCATTTACTTTCTCTACGCCAACGCCAAGAGCGAGCTGGCCCCGCAGGAGGACATGGGCGTCATCATCTCGCTGGTGACGGCCGCGCCAAACGCCACGCTCGATCAGACGCAGCTCTACACCCGGGAGGTTTACAAGACCTTCGCCGCGTATCCCGAGACCGACCACGTGTTCCAGCTCGACGGCATCAGCGGGGTCAACTCCGGGATCGCGGGGATGGTGATGAAGCCGTGGGACGAGCGGAAGCGCACCACGATGGCGTTGCAGCCGGTCGTCCAGCAGCAGCTCGGGGACATCGCGGGCGTGCGGGCGGTGGCGTTCCAGCGGCCTCCGCTGCCCGGCGGCGGGCGGGGCCTGCCGGTCCAGTTCGTGATCGGGACGACCGATTCGTACGAACGCCTGAACGACGTGTCGGTGGCGATGATGGACAAGGCGCGGGCCAGCGGCATGTTCATGTTCGTCGACAGCGACCTGAAGTTCGACAAGCCTCAGACCACGGTGCAGATCGACCGCGACAAGGCGGCCCAGCTGGGGCTGACGATGCAGACCGTCGGCGACGCGCTCGGGTCGATGCTGGGCGGCGGGTACGTCAACTACTTCAGCCTGGCCGGGCGCTCGTACAAGGTGATCCCCCAGGTGATGCAGCGCGAACGGCTGAACGCCGAGCAGCTCCGGGACTACTACATCACGACCGCGACCGGCGGGTCCGTTCCGGTCTCGACGATCGCGAGCCTCAAGACCGTTGTCGTGCCCGAGACGCTGAATCACTTCCAGCAGCTCAATTCGGCCATGATCTCGGCGGTGCCGTCCATCGGCATCACGCTGGGGCAGGCGCTGGACACGCTGGACGCCGAGGCCAGGGAGGTCCTTCCCCAGGGCTACAGCATCGACTACGGGGGGCCGTCGCGGCAGTACAAGCAGGAGTCGAGCGCGCTGATCGTCACCTTCTTCTTCGCCCTGATCATCATCTTCCTCGCGCTCGCCGCGCTCTTCGAAAGCTTCCGCGATCCCCTGATCGTGCTGGTGAGCGTGCCGATGTCGATCTGCGGGGCGATGATCTTCATCAGCCTCGGCGTCGGCGGCTCGACCCTCAACATCTACACCGAGGTCGGTCTGGTGACGCTGATCGCGCTGATCAGCAAGCACGGGATCCTGATCGTGCAGTTCGCCAACGACCTGCAGCGGGAGGGGCGGAGCAAGCGCGAGGCCGTGGAGACGGCCGCCGGCATCCGGCTGCGGCCGATCCTGATGACGACCGCGGCGATGGTGCTCGGGGTGTTGCCGCTGATCACGGCCTCCGGCGCCGGCGCGGTGGGCCGCTTCAACATGGGCCTCGTGATCGCGGCCGGCATCTCGATCGGCACCCTGTTCACGCTGTTCGTGGTGCCGGCGATGTATATGTTCCTCGCGACGGACCGGACCCGGGCGGGGGCGGCCGTCCCGAAACCGCCGGCCCTGGCCGCCGGAGCTTGA
- a CDS encoding tetratricopeptide repeat protein — translation MRAFAYYGLAVILTASFMFVSVQGIKAAEKKTEPALEVPAASAGAGHNAEGIKQYNMGMWKEAEMHFGEAVKADDKSAEAHYNHALSLDKLGKHKEATEEFDQALKLAPDNKAIADSPILKAHLQKMKKMEKPMEQPKESY, via the coding sequence ATGCGCGCGTTCGCATATTACGGTTTGGCCGTAATCCTGACGGCGTCATTCATGTTTGTTTCGGTCCAGGGCATAAAGGCCGCCGAAAAGAAAACGGAGCCGGCCTTGGAAGTTCCGGCCGCTTCGGCCGGGGCGGGGCATAATGCGGAAGGCATCAAGCAGTACAACATGGGCATGTGGAAAGAGGCGGAAATGCATTTCGGCGAGGCGGTCAAGGCCGACGACAAATCCGCCGAGGCGCATTACAATCACGCGCTGTCTTTGGATAAATTGGGCAAGCACAAGGAGGCCACGGAAGAGTTCGACCAGGCCCTCAAGCTGGCCCCCGACAACAAAGCCATCGCCGATTCCCCGATCCTGAAGGCCCATCTGCAGAAAATGAAGAAGATGGAGAAGCCGATGGAGCAACCGAAAGAATCCTATTAG
- a CDS encoding HD domain-containing phosphohydrolase: MDFHQDVLKELNKNITLSEKLESIHKVLKNRFPFIDRISVAVYDAKTDLLKTFSHSSGRQAPLVRYEAKMGESRSLTEILDTGAPRVINDLAVFDHPEREHTKRIAARGYASSYTMPMYVNGAFFGFVFFNSRRKNALEPEVLHYLDVFGHLVSLTIVNDLMTIRTMLATVKAARDISAHRDMETGAHLDRMSHYARLIARELAEKYGFDDEFIEHIFLFAPLHDIGKIGVPDAILRKPAKLTEEEFELMKSHTLKGRQMIDAMLKDFGLDSFQHIDVMRNIAEYHHEMIDGMGYPDGMKGDEIPIESRIIAVADIFDALTSRRPYKTAWTNEEAFAMLRQLSGMQLDPDCVAALVRNADRIDEIQKRFRENPFA; encoded by the coding sequence ATGGATTTTCATCAGGACGTCTTAAAGGAACTCAATAAAAATATCACGCTCTCGGAGAAGCTGGAATCGATCCATAAGGTATTGAAGAACCGCTTTCCCTTCATCGACCGGATCTCCGTGGCCGTCTACGATGCCAAGACGGACCTGTTGAAGACCTTCAGCCACAGCAGCGGCCGGCAGGCTCCGCTGGTCCGTTATGAGGCGAAGATGGGGGAGTCGCGCTCCCTCACGGAGATCCTTGATACCGGCGCGCCGCGCGTGATCAACGACCTGGCCGTGTTCGATCACCCGGAACGGGAGCACACGAAGCGGATCGCGGCGCGGGGCTACGCCTCCAGCTACACGATGCCGATGTACGTCAACGGGGCCTTCTTCGGTTTCGTCTTTTTCAATTCCCGCAGGAAGAACGCCCTCGAGCCCGAAGTGCTCCATTACCTGGACGTGTTCGGCCATCTCGTCTCCCTCACGATCGTCAACGACCTCATGACGATCCGGACGATGCTGGCGACCGTCAAGGCCGCGCGGGACATCAGCGCCCACCGGGACATGGAGACGGGGGCCCACCTCGACCGGATGTCCCATTACGCCCGGCTGATCGCGAGGGAACTGGCCGAAAAATACGGCTTCGACGACGAATTCATCGAGCATATCTTTTTATTCGCGCCGCTTCACGACATCGGCAAGATCGGCGTGCCGGACGCCATTCTCCGGAAGCCGGCCAAGCTGACCGAGGAAGAGTTCGAGCTGATGAAGTCGCACACGCTGAAGGGCCGCCAGATGATCGACGCGATGCTGAAGGACTTCGGGCTCGATTCCTTCCAGCACATCGACGTCATGCGAAACATCGCCGAGTACCACCACGAGATGATCGACGGCATGGGCTACCCCGATGGCATGAAAGGGGACGAGATTCCGATCGAGTCGCGGATCATCGCCGTGGCGGACATCTTCGACGCCCTCACCAGCCGACGGCCCTACAAGACGGCCTGGACGAATGAAGAGGCCTTCGCGATGCTGCGACAGCTTTCGGGGATGCAGCTGGACCCGGACTGCGTCGCGGCGCTCGTCAGGAACGCCGACCGCATCGATGAGATTCAGAAACGCTTCCGCGAAAATCCGTTCGCATGA
- a CDS encoding alkaline phosphatase family protein has translation MNFAARHGPRLLLIAGIAAAILSASGLRAAAPGGGATASGLKKINHVVVIYQENWSFDGLYGKFPGADGLARAGRAAKQVMKDGRPYRTLPQPIDTTRKPPGPDPRFPKDLPVGPFDAGDYVLPNMKTGDLVHRFYQEQYQIDGGKMDKFVAWSDAAGLAMGYYDVSDGPEGQLAQRFTLADRFFHAAFGGSFLNHIWLVCACTPRWPHPPRGEVVRLDARGRLEKDGAVTPDGYAVNTVFPLNRPRPAGLADPEKLLPRQTMPTIGDRLSEKGISWAWYSGGWNDAMAGKPDKLFQYHHQPFNYFAAYADGTPAKAEHLRDVSDFLAALKDGTLPAVSFVKPIGSENEHPGYADLLKGQAYVKHLVDSVMESPYWKESAVVIAYDENGGRWDHVAPPVADRWGPGTRVPAIIVSPYAKRGFVDHTPYDTTSILKFIESRWDLKPLGPRDAKANNILNAFDFSRKP, from the coding sequence ATGAACTTCGCAGCGCGGCACGGACCGCGCCTTCTCCTCATCGCCGGGATCGCGGCCGCGATCCTCTCCGCTTCCGGTCTTCGGGCGGCCGCGCCCGGCGGAGGCGCGACGGCCTCCGGCCTGAAGAAGATCAACCACGTCGTCGTGATCTATCAGGAGAACTGGAGCTTCGACGGCCTGTACGGGAAGTTCCCCGGCGCGGACGGCCTTGCCCGTGCCGGGAGGGCGGCAAAACAGGTGATGAAGGACGGACGGCCGTATCGAACGCTGCCGCAGCCGATCGATACGACCCGGAAGCCGCCGGGTCCCGACCCGCGCTTCCCGAAGGACCTTCCGGTCGGGCCCTTCGACGCGGGCGACTACGTTTTGCCCAATATGAAAACCGGCGACCTGGTCCACCGCTTCTATCAGGAGCAGTACCAGATCGACGGCGGAAAGATGGACAAGTTCGTCGCGTGGAGCGACGCGGCCGGCCTCGCAATGGGCTACTACGACGTCAGCGACGGCCCGGAAGGCCAGCTGGCCCAGCGGTTCACCCTCGCGGACCGCTTCTTTCACGCCGCGTTCGGCGGATCCTTTCTCAACCACATCTGGCTGGTCTGCGCCTGCACGCCACGGTGGCCCCACCCGCCGCGCGGCGAGGTCGTTCGACTGGACGCCCGCGGCCGTCTTGAGAAAGACGGCGCGGTCACGCCCGACGGCTACGCAGTCAACACCGTCTTTCCCCTCAACCGGCCCCGTCCCGCCGGCCTCGCCGACCCGGAAAAATTGCTGCCGCGCCAGACGATGCCGACGATCGGCGACCGGCTGAGCGAAAAGGGGATCTCCTGGGCCTGGTACTCCGGAGGCTGGAACGACGCGATGGCCGGGAAGCCGGATAAACTATTCCAGTATCATCATCAGCCCTTCAACTATTTCGCCGCGTACGCCGACGGCACGCCGGCCAAGGCCGAGCATCTGCGCGACGTCTCGGACTTCCTCGCCGCGCTCAAGGACGGGACCTTGCCCGCGGTGTCCTTCGTCAAGCCGATCGGCTCCGAAAACGAGCACCCCGGCTACGCCGACCTTCTCAAGGGCCAGGCCTACGTGAAACACCTGGTGGATTCCGTGATGGAAAGCCCCTACTGGAAGGAAAGCGCCGTCGTCATCGCCTACGATGAGAACGGCGGCCGCTGGGATCACGTCGCGCCGCCCGTCGCGGACCGCTGGGGGCCCGGCACCCGCGTCCCGGCGATCATCGTCTCGCCCTACGCCAAGCGGGGCTTCGTCGACCACACCCCCTACGACACCACGTCGATCCTGAAATTCATCGAGTCCCGCTGGGACCTTAAGCCGCTCGGCCCGCGCGACGCAAAAGCGAACAACATCTTGAACGCCTTCGACTTTTCCCGGAAACCGTAA
- a CDS encoding RNA-binding protein has translation MKIFVGNLSRDVADEELRQAFESFGKVESAEVVKDKFTGGSRGFGFVEMPAASEAQAAIEGMNGKELKGRAINVNEARPREDRGGGRGGPGGRRRP, from the coding sequence ATGAAAATTTTTGTGGGCAATTTATCCCGCGACGTCGCGGATGAAGAGTTGCGCCAGGCCTTCGAGTCCTTTGGAAAAGTCGAATCGGCCGAGGTGGTCAAGGATAAGTTCACGGGAGGGTCCCGAGGGTTCGGGTTTGTGGAGATGCCCGCCGCTTCGGAGGCCCAGGCGGCGATCGAGGGCATGAACGGAAAAGAGTTAAAAGGCCGAGCGATCAACGTCAATGAAGCCCGTCCACGCGAAGATCGAGGAGGAGGACGAGGAGGACCCGGAGGCCGGCGACGCCCCTGA
- a CDS encoding RecQ family ATP-dependent DNA helicase, translating into MARLVALEKADDPKIGRSFDERLDRLRDLFRSEPRLFSPSLIASLQILSSSAPPPARSSAPEPREVLKSTFGYPSFRPGQEEIIRAVLSGRDCIGVMPTGAGKSLTYQIPARILSGTTLVISPLIALMKDQVDGLTEIGIRATFINSSLTPAERRERTARLSAGEYDLVYAAPEGLEGPLLNFLSTCRIRLIAVDEAHCISQWGHDFRPSYRNLSGLKSRFGDVPVLALTATATEEVSVDIIRQMGMVAPLRFRGSFFRPNLRLHVYKKGNGRETKEDILRLVQSRAGQSGIIYCLSRRSVEQTAAFLSSRGVRALPYHAGMENDLRSRSQEAFQRDDAEVMVATVAFGMGIDKSNIRYVIHRDMPKSLEGYYQEIGRAGRDGVGSDCILFYSWSEVLSYDRFLDDLADDRLRNKVKAQTREMFHWAERNSCRHQSLVSYFGETLAPCGASCDVCGKWDLLETLPSAAAHRPLPRSKKRIAVPSDEIPDAAGALFARLKVLRKRLADEKGLPAYIVFSDAVLLEMAAQRPSTEDELLRISGVGPKKLARYGATFLAELNK; encoded by the coding sequence TTGGCGCGTCTTGTCGCCTTGGAGAAGGCCGACGATCCCAAGATCGGCCGATCCTTCGATGAGCGGCTCGATCGGCTGCGGGACCTTTTCCGGTCGGAACCGCGGCTCTTCAGTCCGTCCCTGATCGCCTCCCTGCAGATTCTGTCCTCCTCCGCCCCTCCCCCGGCGAGATCCTCCGCGCCCGAGCCTCGGGAAGTCTTAAAGTCGACCTTCGGCTATCCCTCGTTTCGACCGGGGCAGGAAGAGATCATCCGGGCGGTTCTCTCGGGGCGGGATTGTATCGGAGTGATGCCGACCGGGGCGGGCAAGTCGCTGACCTATCAGATCCCGGCCCGGATCCTTTCCGGGACGACCCTCGTGATTTCACCGTTGATCGCCTTGATGAAGGATCAGGTCGACGGCTTGACGGAAATCGGAATTCGGGCGACCTTCATCAATTCAAGCCTGACCCCCGCGGAGCGTCGGGAGCGGACGGCGCGATTATCGGCGGGGGAGTATGATCTGGTCTACGCCGCCCCGGAGGGCCTGGAGGGTCCTCTCCTTAATTTTTTGTCGACCTGCCGGATCCGTCTCATCGCGGTCGACGAGGCCCATTGCATCAGCCAATGGGGCCACGACTTCCGGCCCTCGTATCGAAACCTCTCGGGGCTGAAGTCCCGCTTCGGGGATGTTCCGGTCCTGGCGCTCACGGCGACCGCGACCGAAGAGGTCTCGGTCGACATCATCCGGCAGATGGGGATGGTCGCGCCGCTCCGCTTCCGCGGATCGTTCTTTCGTCCGAATCTCCGCCTTCATGTTTACAAGAAGGGAAATGGAAGAGAGACCAAGGAAGATATACTGCGGCTGGTTCAATCCCGCGCCGGACAGTCGGGGATCATCTATTGTCTCAGCCGGAGGAGCGTGGAGCAGACCGCCGCGTTTCTATCGTCGCGCGGCGTTCGCGCCCTGCCCTATCATGCCGGGATGGAGAACGACCTTCGGTCCCGATCGCAAGAGGCTTTTCAACGGGACGACGCCGAGGTGATGGTGGCGACGGTGGCCTTCGGCATGGGGATCGACAAATCGAACATCCGCTATGTGATCCATCGCGACATGCCGAAGAGCCTCGAGGGCTACTATCAGGAGATCGGTCGCGCCGGCCGGGACGGGGTGGGAAGCGATTGCATCCTCTTTTACTCCTGGTCGGAGGTCTTAAGCTACGACCGCTTCCTGGACGACCTCGCGGATGATCGACTCCGAAACAAGGTGAAGGCGCAGACGCGGGAGATGTTCCATTGGGCCGAACGCAACTCCTGCCGGCATCAAAGTCTGGTCTCCTACTTCGGCGAGACCCTCGCGCCTTGCGGCGCCTCGTGCGATGTCTGCGGGAAGTGGGACCTGCTGGAGACGCTTCCATCCGCGGCGGCGCATCGCCCGCTTCCTCGAAGCAAAAAGCGTATCGCCGTTCCGTCGGATGAAATTCCCGACGCGGCCGGCGCCCTGTTCGCCCGCTTGAAGGTATTGCGAAAGCGCCTGGCGGATGAGAAGGGCCTCCCGGCCTACATCGTTTTTAGCGATGCGGTCCTGCTCGAAATGGCGGCGCAACGCCCCTCCACGGAAGACGAATTGCTTCGGATCAGCGGGGTCGGGCCGAAGAAGCTCGCTCGGTACGGGGCGACTTTCCTGGCCGAGTTGAATAAATGA
- a CDS encoding nitroreductase family protein: protein MTLSDSVMNIMDAIHNRHSVRDYSPRKLDRDTVRALLAAAVRAPTAVHEEPWAFVILQDASALKRISDRAKPLFAEEVHRAHLDRGGHALEIFGRPDFNLFYNAGTLIVIGAVTTGPFIAADCWLAAENLMLAACSMGLGSCVIGSALPALNNPGIKTEIGIPAGFTAFAPIIVGHPSGETPPTSRKEPKILAWK from the coding sequence ATGACCCTATCCGATTCCGTTATGAACATCATGGACGCGATCCACAACCGGCACTCCGTTCGCGACTACTCGCCCCGTAAGCTCGACCGGGACACCGTCCGCGCGCTGCTCGCCGCCGCGGTTCGCGCCCCCACGGCGGTGCATGAGGAGCCCTGGGCCTTTGTGATCCTCCAGGACGCAAGCGCGCTGAAGCGCATCTCGGATCGGGCCAAGCCGCTCTTCGCGGAGGAGGTTCACCGCGCCCATCTCGACCGGGGCGGCCACGCGCTTGAGATTTTCGGGCGGCCGGACTTCAACCTCTTCTACAACGCCGGCACGCTCATCGTCATCGGCGCCGTGACGACCGGCCCGTTCATCGCGGCCGATTGCTGGCTGGCCGCCGAGAACCTCATGCTCGCCGCCTGCTCGATGGGACTCGGAAGCTGCGTCATCGGCTCGGCGCTTCCGGCCCTGAACAATCCCGGGATAAAAACGGAGATAGGGATCCCGGCCGGCTTCACGGCCTTCGCCCCGATCATCGTCGGCCACCCGAGCGGCGAGACGCCTCCCACCTCCCGAAAGGAGCCGAAGATTCTCGCCTGGAAATGA